In Armatimonadota bacterium, the following proteins share a genomic window:
- a CDS encoding glycosyltransferase family 39 protein codes for MRDLLQRYWFLICAVPYLGFWTYGLSDLDEGFYGAVTMDMLRRGDWITPTLNGTPWFEKPILAYWLSMPLCAVLPNEFMARLPSFLCTMATAWVLYRFVKKHVSVDAAILTALVYSTSILVVGIGRMMMTDAPLVLCLTIAFTTFYESILGDQKLRLATAAALGLAVLAKGPVALVLFGLIGIFSFWLLPDSRRNWGKHWVGGTVLVAGIVALWYVPCYLANGQVFIQKFLIEQNIGRFRGGDKAHTLPVWANPVFFPATLAVSFLPWIVGAFRSKFWKPQNPLDTYLLIWACAVTGFFTLSGSKLVHYVLPAIPPLAALVAQSLLTRHPRPKPVSGWVAYAAVVSVLLCAVANYVFYTDWSRRFKDVQSFAVEAREKNLKLYQSRLGEDTASPSGSPFKINDSGHPSLGFYYRGPVLENDNNGESNAIFVGRRDAFLNAVAPVRSDQYSHIETRGNYSARINEPRAPGQK; via the coding sequence ATGAGAGACCTCCTGCAACGGTACTGGTTCCTGATCTGCGCAGTCCCCTATCTCGGCTTCTGGACTTATGGACTGAGTGATCTCGACGAGGGGTTCTACGGGGCTGTCACCATGGACATGCTCCGGAGGGGGGACTGGATCACACCAACCCTCAACGGCACGCCGTGGTTTGAAAAACCGATTTTGGCGTACTGGCTCTCCATGCCCCTGTGTGCGGTTTTGCCCAACGAATTCATGGCCCGCCTGCCATCGTTCCTCTGCACAATGGCCACCGCATGGGTTCTTTACCGGTTCGTCAAAAAACACGTTTCTGTTGATGCCGCCATCCTTACCGCCTTGGTCTACAGCACCTCGATTCTGGTGGTAGGCATCGGCCGAATGATGATGACCGACGCCCCGTTGGTCCTTTGCCTCACCATTGCTTTCACCACGTTCTACGAAAGCATCCTCGGCGATCAAAAGTTGAGGCTCGCGACCGCCGCGGCGCTTGGTCTCGCCGTTTTAGCTAAGGGGCCGGTTGCCTTGGTTCTTTTTGGATTGATTGGTATCTTTTCGTTTTGGCTGCTCCCGGATTCCCGTCGCAATTGGGGGAAGCATTGGGTTGGGGGAACTGTTTTGGTGGCGGGCATCGTCGCACTCTGGTACGTGCCCTGTTACTTGGCGAACGGCCAGGTCTTCATCCAAAAGTTCCTGATCGAACAAAACATCGGTCGGTTCCGTGGCGGGGACAAAGCCCACACCTTGCCGGTTTGGGCCAACCCGGTCTTCTTCCCGGCGACCCTGGCCGTCAGCTTCCTCCCTTGGATCGTCGGGGCGTTCCGGTCCAAGTTTTGGAAACCGCAAAACCCGCTCGACACCTACCTCCTCATCTGGGCCTGCGCCGTTACCGGCTTTTTCACCTTGTCCGGTTCAAAGCTGGTGCATTACGTCCTGCCGGCCATTCCGCCGCTTGCGGCCCTTGTTGCACAATCCCTTTTGACGCGCCATCCCCGGCCTAAACCCGTTTCCGGTTGGGTCGCCTACGCGGCCGTGGTTTCGGTACTCCTTTGCGCCGTGGCGAACTATGTCTTTTATACCGATTGGTCTAGACGATTCAAGGATGTCCAGTCGTTTGCTGTTGAGGCCCGCGAAAAGAACCTTAAGCTGTACCAGTCCCGGCTGGGCGAAGATACCGCGAGCCCCTCGGGTTCCCCGTTCAAGATCAACGACTCCGGACACCCGTCCCTCGGATTCTATTACCGGGGCCCCGTCCTCGAAAACGACAACAACGGGGAATCGAATGCAATTTTCGTCGGAAGGCGGGATGCGTTCCTCAATGCGGTTGCTCCGGTCCGGTCTGACCAATATTCCCACATCGAAACCCGGGGCAATTACTCGGCAAGGATCAACGAACCCCGCGCGCCCGGTCAAAAATAG
- a CDS encoding FAD-dependent thymidylate synthase: protein MPRTTVPAAEELLDQEIPVLDKGFVRLVDYLGGDERIVQAARVSYGAGTKSFRQDKGLINYLIRNEHTSPFEQVVLTFHTKMPIFVARQWVRHRTARLNEISGRYSVMKDEFYVPDLSQMRGQSEDNKQARSDEILQEAESMVAEMQADQRQVYDHYSGMVEQGLAREIARANLPLSLYTEWYWQIDLHNLFRFLALRMDSHAQYEIRVYAEAMAKCAKAVAPLAYDAFEEHILNSVRFSRQECVALSRILAGGENPLEGRALAIFGQKLEKLGSIRLPEDGDSALAVGEATPV, encoded by the coding sequence ATGCCGCGTACGACCGTCCCAGCTGCCGAAGAGTTGCTCGACCAAGAGATCCCCGTGTTGGACAAGGGGTTTGTCCGCCTGGTGGATTACCTTGGGGGGGATGAGCGGATCGTCCAGGCCGCGCGGGTGAGCTATGGCGCCGGGACCAAGAGTTTCCGGCAAGACAAGGGATTGATCAACTACTTGATCCGGAATGAGCACACCAGCCCATTCGAGCAAGTGGTGTTGACATTCCATACCAAGATGCCAATTTTCGTCGCCCGGCAGTGGGTGCGGCACCGGACGGCGCGGCTCAATGAGATCAGCGGCCGCTATTCGGTGATGAAAGATGAATTCTATGTCCCCGACCTGAGCCAGATGCGCGGCCAAAGCGAAGACAACAAACAGGCCCGAAGCGACGAAATCCTACAAGAGGCGGAATCCATGGTCGCAGAAATGCAAGCAGACCAGCGGCAAGTTTACGACCACTATTCGGGCATGGTCGAGCAGGGATTGGCCCGCGAGATCGCTCGAGCTAATTTGCCTCTCTCGCTCTACACCGAATGGTATTGGCAGATCGACCTGCATAACTTGTTCCGATTCTTGGCCCTGCGGATGGACAGCCATGCGCAGTACGAAATCCGGGTTTATGCCGAAGCGATGGCCAAGTGCGCCAAAGCGGTGGCCCCTCTGGCCTATGACGCGTTTGAAGAGCACATCCTCAATTCCGTGCGGTTTTCAAGGCAGGAATGCGTGGCCCTGAGCCGGATCTTGGCCGGCGGGGAAAACCCGTTGGAAGGCAGGGCCTTGGCGATTTTCGGGCAAAAATTGGAGAAATTGGGTTCGATTAGATTGCCGGAAGATGGGGATTCTGCCTTGGCCGTCGGCGAAGCAACACCGGTCTAA
- the ftsZ gene encoding cell division protein FtsZ, which yields MTPINLFESQAVIKVIGVGGGGCNAVNRMIEAGVSGVTFVALNTDTQALNSSLADVRIAIGEIGTRGLGTGGDPKKGEAAARESERLITDLLDGSDMVFITAGMGGGTGTGAAPVVAELARRLGILTVGVITKPFVFEGPRRKQLANAGAEALKDQVDTLILVPNDKILEVVDKNSPMSAAFRAADDVLRQGVQGISDIITKPGLINVDFADVKSVMQNAGVALMGMGRGVGESRARLAAESAANSPLLETKVQGAKKLLVNITAGSAFSIGEVREAMEYINHLADADDAEIFMGQVLDEAMGDEVIVTLLAAGMDPTARRAPERAVFETAATPSPRHSEPEPIEVASPRATMQHKPIELAEIDLDIPSFLRRQKK from the coding sequence ATGACGCCAATCAACCTCTTCGAATCCCAAGCCGTGATCAAGGTCATCGGCGTGGGAGGCGGTGGATGCAATGCGGTCAACCGCATGATCGAAGCCGGGGTCTCCGGTGTGACGTTCGTCGCGTTGAACACCGACACCCAGGCCCTCAATTCCAGCCTGGCCGACGTCCGGATCGCCATTGGCGAGATCGGAACCCGCGGGCTCGGGACCGGTGGTGACCCGAAGAAGGGAGAAGCGGCAGCTCGAGAATCCGAACGGCTCATCACAGACCTCCTCGACGGTAGCGACATGGTCTTCATCACCGCCGGGATGGGGGGTGGAACGGGAACCGGGGCCGCCCCCGTCGTCGCCGAATTGGCACGCCGGCTCGGCATCCTCACCGTTGGCGTTATCACCAAGCCGTTTGTTTTTGAAGGCCCCCGGAGAAAGCAATTGGCCAACGCCGGGGCCGAAGCCCTCAAGGATCAAGTCGACACCCTGATCCTCGTCCCTAACGACAAGATCTTGGAAGTCGTCGACAAAAACTCCCCAATGTCTGCCGCATTCCGGGCCGCCGACGATGTTCTTCGCCAAGGAGTTCAAGGCATCAGCGACATCATCACGAAGCCTGGGCTAATCAACGTCGATTTTGCTGACGTCAAATCCGTCATGCAAAACGCCGGGGTCGCCCTCATGGGCATGGGCCGCGGTGTGGGCGAATCCAGAGCCAGGCTCGCCGCCGAATCGGCAGCCAATTCGCCGCTTCTGGAAACAAAAGTCCAAGGAGCCAAAAAGCTGTTGGTCAACATCACGGCCGGCTCTGCATTCAGCATCGGCGAAGTCCGCGAGGCTATGGAGTACATCAACCACCTTGCCGATGCCGACGATGCGGAAATCTTTATGGGCCAGGTCTTGGACGAAGCCATGGGAGACGAAGTCATCGTCACCCTCCTCGCCGCCGGAATGGATCCGACGGCGCGCCGTGCTCCAGAACGGGCCGTGTTCGAAACTGCGGCAACCCCTTCGCCCCGCCATTCCGAACCCGAACCCATCGAAGTGGCCAGCCCTCGCGCAACCATGCAACACAAGCCGATCGAACTCGCGGAGATCGACCTCGATATCCCGAGTTTCCTGCGTCGGCAAAAGAAATAG
- a CDS encoding bifunctional 5,10-methylenetetrahydrofolate dehydrogenase/5,10-methenyltetrahydrofolate cyclohydrolase has product MSDPVILDGRALAREVREDLKRRVAALKASGISPKLEAVVAAQDPASLAYVEMKRKWAGWVGVESGSFMVDSSVSERALMDHVAQLNEDSDVHGVLIQHPLPPHIDEDRVLESLGPEKDVDGITSASLGRLTAGLPGFRCATPLGITKLLARHGIECAGKNALVIGRSNILGKPMALMLLELNATVTVAHSKTQDLASLCRTMDIVVAAVGRPEMVKGDWIRPGATVIDAGYNKVEGRGHDVGDCDYEACAAVAGAITPVPGGVGPMTVASLLENTVLAAEARLV; this is encoded by the coding sequence ATGTCGGATCCGGTGATTCTGGATGGCCGGGCTTTGGCTCGAGAGGTAAGGGAAGACCTCAAACGCCGGGTTGCGGCTCTCAAAGCGAGTGGGATTTCGCCAAAGCTGGAAGCCGTTGTGGCAGCCCAAGATCCGGCGAGTTTGGCCTATGTGGAGATGAAACGCAAATGGGCCGGGTGGGTCGGCGTGGAATCCGGCAGCTTCATGGTGGATTCCTCGGTTTCGGAAAGGGCGCTGATGGATCACGTCGCCCAGCTGAACGAGGATTCGGACGTCCACGGCGTCTTGATCCAGCACCCATTGCCCCCGCACATCGACGAGGACCGCGTGCTGGAATCGCTGGGCCCGGAAAAGGACGTGGACGGCATCACCAGCGCGAGCCTGGGCCGGCTGACAGCCGGGTTGCCGGGATTCCGATGCGCCACTCCCCTGGGGATCACCAAACTGTTGGCCCGGCATGGGATCGAGTGTGCTGGCAAAAACGCTTTGGTGATCGGTCGGTCAAATATTTTGGGAAAGCCGATGGCCCTGATGCTGTTGGAGCTGAACGCGACGGTGACGGTCGCCCATTCCAAAACACAAGACTTAGCTTCGCTCTGCCGGACCATGGATATCGTCGTGGCGGCCGTCGGGCGCCCGGAAATGGTCAAAGGGGATTGGATCAGGCCGGGGGCGACGGTCATTGATGCGGGATATAACAAGGTCGAAGGCCGGGGCCACGATGTTGGCGATTGCGATTACGAGGCCTGTGCTGCGGTGGCGGGGGCGATCACGCCAGTTCCCGGCGGTGTGGGGCCGATGACGGTGGCCAGTTTGCTGGAAAACACGGTTCTGGCGGCAGAAGCCCGTTTGGTGTGA
- a CDS encoding alpha/beta fold hydrolase, producing MWWLALPGGVLLYLGGCWVMARAYVSPVRLSPGPVPSYMREVLFAGDGYSIPAWRGGSGQDVYLCVHGYGGCQSSWNALSTELVPWAEVVAIATMGQTRSPAKGVGFGEGEAIEVIAVAEALAAEGKRIHLAGVSMGGAACWIAAGSRPDLFASVTTEAAFARLDWASEEFLSVSVPFGATIFRPIILMAERSKGIRGHEVRPADAAASWKGPCLILQSRDDGMFSPRHAEALSQATSQPVWWFEGLKHGEIFLERAPEVARTMLEVGGVG from the coding sequence ATGTGGTGGTTGGCGCTCCCTGGCGGCGTCTTGCTTTATTTGGGTGGATGCTGGGTCATGGCTCGGGCTTACGTCTCGCCGGTTCGACTGAGCCCGGGGCCGGTTCCAAGCTACATGCGGGAGGTCTTGTTTGCGGGCGACGGCTACTCCATTCCGGCATGGCGGGGCGGATCCGGTCAAGATGTCTATTTATGTGTCCACGGATACGGCGGCTGCCAATCGTCGTGGAACGCCCTTTCGACCGAGTTGGTGCCTTGGGCCGAAGTGGTCGCCATCGCCACGATGGGGCAAACTCGGAGCCCGGCGAAAGGGGTTGGATTTGGTGAGGGAGAGGCGATCGAAGTCATCGCCGTCGCCGAGGCATTGGCTGCCGAAGGTAAGAGGATCCATTTGGCCGGGGTCAGCATGGGTGGAGCCGCTTGTTGGATCGCGGCTGGCTCCCGGCCCGACCTGTTTGCCTCGGTGACGACCGAAGCGGCATTTGCCCGTCTGGACTGGGCAAGCGAGGAGTTTTTGAGTGTGAGCGTGCCATTTGGAGCGACTATATTTAGACCGATCATTCTGATGGCTGAGCGCAGCAAAGGCATCCGGGGCCACGAAGTCCGCCCGGCCGACGCGGCGGCATCCTGGAAGGGGCCATGCCTGATCCTGCAAAGCCGAGACGACGGGATGTTTAGCCCCCGCCACGCGGAAGCGCTCTCGCAAGCCACCAGCCAACCGGTTTGGTGGTTCGAGGGGCTCAAGCACGGCGAGATATTTTTGGAACGGGCGCCGGAAGTGGCCCGTACGATGTTGGAGGTGGGCGGTGTGGGGTGA
- a CDS encoding carbohydrate kinase family protein — protein sequence MITVFGTLCLDRLHKVPNLPKPGGYVEIGSTALAVGGEGYNTAFALQKWGHPHTFLANSIGTGMDFEVLRGLLESQGLHSAVVADPGQTTPVCDIYVTPDGERTMFGIGFAELGQFVPSAHWGRLEGQWFTADPNVGSASLELALVAAEKRMGRYFMDFELDGPCAPVYQPGDIWQSSTDRFGKRGDLQGNLSAIEQAGSKTGCLSILTDGRNGFVVCSPGGRGCHFPPFRAPGQVDSTGAGDCFRAGLLHGLDSGMGRADALAYAAAAACLACQGFGATASIPTEQAVHDLVAGQPQTQAAYRSLI from the coding sequence TTGATCACCGTCTTCGGAACCCTTTGCCTTGACCGGCTCCACAAGGTGCCCAACCTGCCAAAGCCGGGAGGCTATGTCGAGATCGGATCCACCGCGCTTGCGGTGGGGGGTGAAGGATACAACACCGCCTTCGCCCTTCAAAAGTGGGGCCACCCCCACACCTTTTTGGCCAATTCCATCGGTACGGGAATGGACTTCGAGGTGCTGCGTGGATTGCTCGAATCCCAGGGATTGCACTCGGCCGTGGTGGCCGACCCTGGGCAAACGACCCCGGTTTGCGACATCTATGTGACTCCGGATGGGGAGCGGACGATGTTTGGAATCGGATTTGCCGAACTCGGCCAATTCGTCCCCTCCGCCCATTGGGGTCGGCTTGAAGGACAGTGGTTCACCGCCGACCCGAACGTCGGGTCCGCTTCGTTGGAACTGGCCCTGGTTGCCGCCGAAAAACGGATGGGCCGCTATTTTATGGATTTTGAACTGGATGGGCCATGCGCGCCCGTCTACCAACCAGGGGACATTTGGCAATCGTCAACCGACCGGTTCGGCAAACGGGGCGACCTGCAGGGCAACTTGTCAGCAATCGAACAAGCAGGGTCAAAAACGGGTTGCCTTTCCATTTTGACCGATGGGCGGAACGGGTTCGTCGTTTGCTCGCCGGGAGGACGGGGTTGCCACTTCCCCCCGTTCCGGGCTCCGGGTCAAGTGGATTCGACCGGGGCGGGAGACTGCTTCCGGGCCGGTTTGTTGCATGGACTCGACTCCGGGATGGGCCGGGCCGATGCTCTGGCCTATGCCGCTGCCGCCGCGTGTTTGGCCTGCCAAGGGTTTGGGGCGACAGCGTCTATCCCCACCGAGCAAGCAGTCCATGACTTGGTGGCGGGCCAGCCCCAAACGCAGGCGGCTTACCGCTCACTCATTTGA
- the dapF gene encoding diaminopimelate epimerase → MATIPFTKLETVGNDFVLVERSAAPTADWAQLAVELCARRYSVGSDGLLVIWVESAEVHLRFFNPDGTEDFCGNGLRCAAWYAFRRNWVGEAFAIHQLGETVEMVVDPAGRVTAVMPPARFDPPAIPTTAPGELWEAEVCGVVGTAVSTGSAHFVILCDELPADGEFLRLGPEIENHPLFPERTSVMWVRPDSQRHLSMRIWERGVGETMGCGTGATASACVWFRKQGLSGSVELESQGGVLEIEMEDWRSPIRVECDPEELFTGLAEVSGAALGTCAQMSER, encoded by the coding sequence GTGGCGACCATCCCGTTCACCAAATTGGAAACGGTAGGCAACGACTTCGTCTTGGTGGAACGATCGGCCGCCCCGACGGCGGATTGGGCGCAATTGGCAGTCGAGCTGTGTGCGCGCCGTTATTCCGTGGGATCGGACGGTTTGCTCGTCATTTGGGTGGAATCAGCAGAAGTCCACCTCCGGTTTTTCAATCCGGACGGAACAGAAGATTTTTGTGGCAACGGCTTGCGGTGCGCCGCCTGGTATGCCTTCCGGCGAAATTGGGTGGGCGAGGCATTCGCCATCCATCAACTCGGAGAGACCGTCGAGATGGTGGTGGATCCGGCGGGCCGGGTGACAGCGGTGATGCCCCCAGCCCGATTCGACCCCCCGGCCATTCCGACAACAGCACCGGGAGAACTATGGGAAGCAGAAGTCTGTGGCGTTGTCGGAACCGCGGTCTCCACTGGCAGCGCCCACTTCGTCATCTTGTGCGACGAACTGCCCGCAGACGGTGAGTTCTTGCGGCTCGGGCCGGAAATCGAAAACCACCCGCTGTTCCCGGAACGGACAAGCGTGATGTGGGTGAGGCCAGACAGCCAGCGGCACCTTTCGATGAGGATTTGGGAGCGGGGAGTGGGCGAGACCATGGGCTGCGGAACCGGGGCCACCGCTAGCGCCTGCGTCTGGTTCCGCAAGCAAGGGCTCTCCGGAAGCGTCGAGTTGGAAAGCCAGGGGGGAGTTTTGGAAATTGAAATGGAAGACTGGCGATCGCCAATCCGGGTCGAATGCGATCCCGAAGAGCTGTTCACCGGGTTGGCAGAAGTCTCGGGGGCGGCCCTTGGGACATGCGCTCAAATGAGTGAGCGGTAA
- the purE gene encoding 5-(carboxyamino)imidazole ribonucleotide mutase: MAQVGIIMGSDSDLPVMEAAEAVMHEFGVPYELRVISAHRTPDAMFDYAKSAKDRGLKVIIAGAGGAAHLPGMVASLTTLPVVGVPVAATGLDGLDSLLSIVQMPKGVPVATVAIGNARNAGLLAVQILATSDDDLADRLQMFREDQTAMIQERDRLTARGSD, encoded by the coding sequence ATGGCACAGGTAGGGATCATCATGGGGTCCGACAGCGACCTTCCCGTCATGGAAGCCGCTGAGGCGGTGATGCACGAATTCGGCGTGCCCTATGAACTCCGGGTCATCAGTGCCCACCGCACGCCGGATGCGATGTTCGACTACGCCAAATCGGCGAAAGACCGGGGATTGAAAGTCATCATTGCAGGTGCCGGGGGGGCGGCCCACCTGCCGGGCATGGTGGCCAGTCTGACGACACTGCCGGTGGTGGGGGTCCCGGTCGCGGCAACCGGGCTGGACGGGCTGGATAGCCTGTTGAGCATTGTGCAGATGCCCAAGGGTGTGCCGGTAGCGACTGTCGCAATTGGCAACGCCCGCAATGCTGGGCTTTTGGCGGTTCAGATCCTTGCAACTTCGGACGATGATTTGGCTGACCGGTTGCAGATGTTCCGCGAGGACCAGACGGCCATGATCCAAGAAAGGGACCGGTTGACCGCCCGGGGCTCCGACTAA
- a CDS encoding NADPH-dependent oxidoreductase has product MFGETASEAWQQRFGKSTPGTGGASVPANFFAHRSVRHFSNRAIPREVIQELVGAAQSAATSSNLQMWSVVSIQDAERREAIAKLAGDQDQIRAASWFLAFIVDLHRLAEAARSVGEDPAALDTAEFFTMGVVDAALAAERMVCAAESIGIGTCYIGALRNDVFGVKELLGLPPLTFGVFGLCLGYPAEESTAEIKPRLSNQAVWFEERYDREKGIGDFDARAVAFYESQGMNPGVNWSMRSGRRVNGTQMTGREAVKPFLTEQGLDLR; this is encoded by the coding sequence ATGTTCGGCGAAACAGCCAGCGAGGCCTGGCAGCAGCGATTCGGAAAGTCCACCCCAGGAACCGGGGGCGCATCCGTTCCGGCGAATTTTTTTGCCCATCGGAGCGTCCGGCATTTCTCAAACCGGGCGATACCCCGGGAAGTCATCCAGGAGCTTGTGGGGGCGGCTCAGAGTGCCGCAACCAGTTCCAACCTGCAGATGTGGAGTGTTGTCAGCATCCAGGATGCGGAACGGCGGGAAGCCATCGCCAAATTGGCGGGCGACCAAGATCAGATCCGAGCCGCGTCATGGTTTTTGGCTTTCATCGTGGATTTGCACCGGTTAGCCGAGGCAGCACGGTCGGTTGGTGAAGATCCGGCGGCCCTGGACACCGCCGAATTTTTTACCATGGGGGTTGTGGATGCCGCCCTCGCGGCCGAACGGATGGTCTGCGCCGCCGAATCCATCGGGATCGGGACTTGCTACATTGGGGCCCTCCGCAACGATGTCTTTGGGGTGAAGGAGCTTTTAGGTTTGCCGCCCTTGACATTCGGAGTTTTTGGGTTGTGCCTTGGATACCCGGCCGAAGAGTCCACCGCCGAAATAAAGCCGCGTTTGTCCAACCAAGCGGTGTGGTTTGAGGAACGTTACGACCGCGAAAAGGGGATCGGCGACTTTGATGCCCGGGCGGTGGCCTTTTATGAATCTCAAGGAATGAACCCGGGCGTGAACTGGTCGATGCGGAGTGGCCGACGGGTCAACGGCACGCAGATGACGGGTCGAGAGGCCGTCAAACCGTTTTTGACCGAGCAGGGATTGGATCTGCGTTGA
- a CDS encoding ComEA family DNA-binding protein — MGIALCAALTAGYWIGRSSATKTVAPLPASSSPNLGPGAAPVDPAVKAKVRVDVKGEVRNPGVYEFEEGARVEDAVRSAGGGLESADWDSVNLAKILKDGDQVVLKAKKAPLPAPAQFPIDINTAPVEDLVQIPGIGEGMAHDIVRWRSENGPIQNREDLERIPGFGPETVRQMEGYIRYF, encoded by the coding sequence GTGGGAATTGCCCTTTGCGCAGCCCTGACAGCCGGTTATTGGATCGGCCGGTCTAGCGCCACAAAAACGGTTGCGCCCTTGCCCGCGTCATCCAGTCCGAACCTGGGGCCAGGTGCGGCACCGGTGGATCCGGCGGTCAAAGCGAAGGTCAGGGTCGACGTGAAGGGCGAGGTCCGCAATCCGGGCGTTTACGAATTCGAAGAAGGCGCCCGGGTGGAAGATGCTGTCAGGTCGGCGGGAGGTGGACTCGAATCGGCGGATTGGGACAGTGTCAATCTGGCCAAAATCCTCAAAGATGGTGACCAGGTGGTCCTTAAGGCCAAAAAGGCCCCACTCCCGGCTCCCGCCCAGTTTCCGATCGACATCAACACCGCCCCGGTCGAAGACCTTGTCCAAATCCCCGGCATCGGGGAGGGAATGGCGCACGACATCGTTCGCTGGCGCAGCGAGAACGGGCCGATCCAGAATCGGGAGGATTTGGAACGTATCCCGGGGTTCGGGCCGGAGACCGTCCGGCAAATGGAAGGCTACATCCGCTATTTTTGA
- a CDS encoding MerR family transcriptional regulator, with protein MSISMASQITGVEVHTLRYWEKEFEGFLNPIRTPGGQRRYRAEDIQTVLMLHKLLREEMFSIAGARRHLERTFRRDAA; from the coding sequence GTGAGCATCAGCATGGCCAGTCAGATCACTGGTGTGGAAGTGCACACCCTCCGCTATTGGGAAAAGGAGTTTGAAGGATTCCTCAACCCAATCCGGACACCGGGGGGACAGCGCCGTTACCGGGCTGAAGACATCCAGACCGTTTTGATGCTCCATAAACTTCTGCGGGAAGAAATGTTCAGTATCGCCGGTGCCCGGCGCCACCTTGAGCGCACGTTCCGACGCGACGCGGCTTAG